AGAAATGCCAAGGCCAAAGCTAATAACACAACGGCAGGGGTATAATATCTGGAAAATTTTGTAATAAAGTTTTCGGTAGGTGCTTTCCTGCTGGCAGCCCCCTGCACCAGCTCAATGATTCTGGTGGCAGTGGAGTGCTGATAATCCTTAGTTACCTTGATGGTTAACAACCCGCTGGTATTGATACTGCCGCTGAAAACCTGATCACCTGCTTTTACTGAACGCGGCACTGATTCTCCAGTTAAAGCCGAAGTATCAAGTGCGGAAGTCCCTTCCATAACAACTCCGTCCAGCGGAACCCGCTCACCTGGCTTAACTACCACTAAGTCCCCGACCCTGACCCTTTCCGGCGAAACGGTGACTAATCCACTTTCAGTTTGGAGATGGGCAGAATCAGGCCGGATGTTTAACAGGGCTGAAATCGAACGTTTAGAGCGGTCTACAGCTAAATCCTGGAAGTACTCACCGATTTGGAAAAACAGCATTACCGCCACACCTTCTAGATACTCGCCGATAACAAAAGCTCCGATGGTGGCGATCGACATGAGAAAGTGCTCGTCAAAGATGTTTCCCCTAAAGATGTTGCGCACAGCTTTATACAGGATTTCGCCGCCCACTAACAGATAGCTGGCAAGATAAATTCCAAATGTTACCTGCAAAGAAAAGTCTGCAAAAAATGCTGCCGCTAACAGGGCAGTTGAACCAATAATCAGCATCAGCTGGGTATTAAACCATCCACTGGTTTCATGGTGACGGTGCCCTACCGCGCTGGCGAGATTGGTGACACTGGCGCAGGCGCTGCATTCAGTGCTCGCATGATCGTGATGGATGTGTTTTACAGTTGCTTGAGTGTTCCCCATAGTCAGCTCTCCTTACTGTTTCAATTAGCGATTGCCTTCATTGATGTGATCTAATCCTTGGCGGAATATTTCTTTAACATGGTCATCATCTAAGGAATAGTAAACCATTTTTCCGTCTTTACGGTAGCGCACCAGCTTTGACTGCTTTAAGACCCGCAGCTGATGCGATATTGCAGAGGAAGTCATGCCTAAAGCAGCGGCAATATCCCCAACGCACATTTCGGCCTGAAAGAGAGCAGATAAAATCTTAATGCGGGTTGAAT
The nucleotide sequence above comes from Bacillota bacterium. Encoded proteins:
- a CDS encoding helix-turn-helix transcriptional regulator, with product MNVVHPETVEKVKANMTPEETLYDLADFFKAFGDSTRIKILSALFQAEMCVGDIAAALGMTSSAISHQLRVLKQSKLVRYRKDGKMVYYSLDDDHVKEIFRQGLDHINEGNR